The Maylandia zebra isolate NMK-2024a linkage group LG4, Mzebra_GT3a, whole genome shotgun sequence genome includes a window with the following:
- the nacc1a gene encoding nucleus accumbens associated 1, BEN and BTB (POZ) domain containing a has translation MAQTLQMAIPNFGNNVLECLNEQRLQGLYCDVSVVVKGHAFKAHRAVLAASSSYFRDLFSSSNNSNGGGGGSSEAGPAVVELPPAVQPQSFQQILAFCYTGRLSMTVGDQFLLMYTAGFLQIQQIMEKGTEFFLKVSSPSCDSQGLHGEEAPPSEPQSPVTQTSNGAARPASCLTPLPLVSRVKMEQPASQPEAATPYSVVCTPVAKRLWEGGSTRDGGGVGSGGGGGARKAARYSQEAVRGSAIQSPGGLGLAVGMGATTTNLVGMVAGGGIGGGASTNGNSAAGLIMSEGASPGTLSTYASDSPISYHDDEEEEEGTDESAEEQYRQICNMYTMYSMLNMGAAAAGERVEALPDNTETRGRMRGRDLSCLPAELIAQIGNRCHPKLYEEGDPAEKLELVSGTSVYISRAQLMNCHVSAGTRHKVLLRRLLAAFFDRNTLANSCGTGIRSSTNDPSRKPLDNRVLHAVKFYCQNFATSFKESEMNAIAADMCTNARRVVRKSWIPKLKLLMAESDAYSAFLPDGVKTEEDALGADPTFDPASLESASGAGMESGGSSGESLPGVGGDGGPLF, from the exons ATGGCCCAGACCCTCCAGATGGCGATCCCAAACTTCGGCAACAACGTTCTAGAGTGTCTGAATGAGCAGCGGCTGCAGGGACTCTACTGCGATGTGTCCGTGgtggtcaagggccatgctttCAAG gcTCATCGAGCAGTTCTGGCTGCTAGCAGTTCTTATTTCCGGGATCttttcagcagcagcaacaacagcaatGGTGGAGGTGGCGGAAGCAGTGAGGCCGGCCCAGCCGTAGTGGAGCTCCCGCCGGCCGTGCAGCCTCAGAGCTTCCAGCAGATTTTGGCTTTCTGCTACACAGGCCGTCTTAGCATGACGGTGGGGGACCAGTTTCTTCTCATGTATACTGCCGGCTTCTTGCAAATCCAACAGATCATGGAGAAAGGCACTGAATTCTTCCTCAAG GTATCCTCCCCCAGCTGTGACTCCCAGGGCCTTCATGGAGAGGAGGCCCCACCTTCAGAGCCCCAGAGCCCTGTAACACAGACCAGTAACGGTGCAGCCCGGCCCGCCTCCTGTCTGACGCCGCTCCCTCTGGTATCACGAGTTAAGATGGAGCAGCCAGCGAGCCAACCAGAGGCGGCCACTCCTTACTCAGTGGTTTGCACTCCTGTAGCCAAGCGACTATGGGAGGGTGGCAGCACCCGAGATGGAGGTGGGGTAGGCtcagggggaggaggaggtgccAGGAAAGCAGCCCGTTATTCCCAGGAGGCAGTGCGGGGCAGCGCTATCCAGAGCCCCGGAGGTCTCGGACTGGCTGTGGGTATGGGTGCCACCACGACCAACCTCGTGGGAATGGTGGCCGGTGGTGGGATTGGTGGCGGTGCCAGCACCAATGGGAATTCTGCAGCAGGGCTTATCATGTCAGAGGGCGCCAGCCCTGGCACCCTGAGTACCTATGCTAGTGACTCACCTATCAGCTACCATGATgacgaagaagaagaggaggggaCAGATGAAAGTGCTGAGGAGCAGTACAGACAAATCTGCAACATGTACACCATGTACAGTATGCTCAACATGGGAGCTGCAG CTGCTGGTGAGCGTGTTGAGGCTCTACCAGATAACACGGAGACGCGAGGTCGGATGCGTGGCAGAGATCTTTCATGTCTTCCTGCAGAACTTATTGCCCAAATAGGCAACCGCTGTCACCCCAAACTATACGAGGAAGGAGATCCTGCTGAGAAACTAGAGTTAGTCTCAG GTACTTCTGTGTATATATCACGAGCTCAGCTAATGAACTGTCATGTGAGTGCAGGGACCAGACACAAGGTGCTGCTGAGGAGGCTGCTGGCCGCCTTCTTTGACAG GAACACTCTGGCCAACAGCTGCGGGACAGGCATTCGCTCGTCCACCAATGACCCGAGCCGCAAGCCCCTGGACAACAGAGTGCTCCATGCAGTCAAAT tttATTGCCAGAACTTCGCAACCAGCTTCAAGGAGAGCGAGATGAACGCCATTGCAGCCGACATGTGCACCAATGCCCGACGTGTGGTCCGTAAGAGCTGGATACCCAAGCTAAAGCTACTGATGGCGGAAAGTGACGCTTACTCTGCGTTCCTTCCTGATGGTGTCAAGACAGAGGAAGACGCCCTGGGGGCGGATCCAACCTTCGACCCTGCCTCATTGGAGTCCGCCAGTGGTGCTGGTATGGAGTCGGGCGGCTCTTCAGGTGAATCGCTACCAGGTGTGGGTGGGGACGGAGGACCGTTATTTTGA